The Mugil cephalus isolate CIBA_MC_2020 chromosome 8, CIBA_Mcephalus_1.1, whole genome shotgun sequence genome segment AGTGGATGTTCTGCCACTTGCTGTCTCTGCGATGCCAGACGCGGGTCTCCTCCGACTGGCTGGACCGCGGCCGCCCCTGGCCGTCGACAAACTGAGTCAGGCGGATGTAAGCGATGCAGGCTGCGTCCTCGCCGATCAGGTGGACGTGGGGGTTCAGTATGGTGGTGTGGATGGGCTTGCTGTTCTTAGCCAAGACTGGAAACAAGGATGGAAACACAATGACGGTCAAACTGCTGGTGCTCTATGTGAAAGAATTCACTGAGGAATaaggaaaaagataaatattcatgtTACAAGACAGTGGTTCATCTCATAGTGAAAAATATCAGCTGTACATGTATTTATGTCTAAAATCAGCAATTCTGCCAATGGAGTTCTGAATGAGGGTGAACTAATCTGTCTTTTTTCAAAGtgtgataaaaaatatatatatatgagaaacAAAAGCAGGAATTAAACCTGTATCTATGAGTCTTACGGTTCTCAAAGTAGAATCTGTGGAAATCCATTCCCTCCACCAGGTTGCCCAGCGCCTCCGGCTCGAACGAGGTCAGTCCAGGGTCGCAGATCTTACTGAGGACGAAAAGGGCAGGACATGTTAAAGATGCATGCAAGACGTTGATTTTTAGAACAGAAGCATTTGGTCACGAAGACTCACGCGTATGCCTCGAAGTCTCCGTTGTTGATCGCCTCTATCAGCTGTTCGGTGATCTTGATAATTTCCTGTTTGCGTGCTGCAGGGGACAGCAGTTTGTAACAGAGATTaatcagaggaggagctgcGCTGATAAACAGCAGTTAgttttcctcacacacacacacgagttaTGGCTCAACGTGCTAGTGAACTGTGGGTTTGTGAAACAACCATatgcaaagtgtaaaaacagCAGGTTGAGTCCAGGCAAGCAGAGATCGGGCTCATCGCGTGATCCAAACACCTGTCAAACACGCCGCTCTTAGACTGTCACATCACAGCAATCGTGTAAGTTTATTGGAAGGCACACAGTGCTACATGGATCTAACAGCTCTGGATGAACTCCGTGGATGGAGACCTCTGAGAGCGCATAAACTtccaaagaagaggaggacgtggTCACAGCCGTGGAGGCCACAGTAACTTTGTTTAGCATACACATCTACACTGAACAGAGCATCGCTGCCTTCTTGGTTGGTTAGTGGGTGCGAgtcacagcaacagcagcagcagcagccgccgccaCCATTTTGACCAAAGATCAGCAGCATCACCACAATTCCTTCTCATCGGTTATCTCTCCTCTGGGTCAGCCATGAGATCACACACCGCACACCGGCCGTAACATGAGCCCACACCAGGCATCTATTTTACCACCACAAGCAACAGCACTTATGTACACAGTTGTGTACGGGAGGCCGAGGTCCGTGAACGTCTTTCTCCTCTGTGATCTATCTATGCAGGAATCCCACTGCAGTTAGCAATGCAACAGAGGGAGGTTAATCAGCCAAAAGCACCAGTTTGACCCagtatctttttttgttttagccgAAGCAGAACTCTGTTAGATCCATTCATCACCACACAGCAACACGCTTAAATCCTGAAAAGTCATCCGCCTTCTGACCGGACGCCAAGCGCACCGTCCGTGGAGGCCCAGGCTCTGTACTCACTCTGGGACGAGGACAGGGAAGGGCTGGAGGGGGGcagagggggaggtggggaggtgGCATGTGCGGGTGGATGGGCCGGCCTGGGGCTCGGCACCGGCGCAGCATCGACTTCGGGCGCGGGGGCCGCCACCGGCACCCTGCGAACGCTGCTTACCAGGTCTGTGAGCCGGGACACTGAGAGTACCGTCCGGGTAAGATGCATGGAGGGGGGATGGACAAGAACAGATTAGAAATAATAAGGAtgagaaacaaaaggagaatAAGAGGATGAAGAAATAAGGAAATCCTTTCAGGGCTGTGTACATTTGTGGTGACTATAATTATAAACTGAGCTATAGTGTCAATATACGTGTCAATAATTATCAAAGGTTTCAATTTAAGCTGCGTTGGACGTACAGCTTTAAGCCCGGGTGATTATATATTACTTTTCAAATGATcgtattcattttatttacatcaacaaattaaaatatgcatttagaattgaatttatgcacatttttaataattgaaaaaaattattttaaaaggacaagcgtttttgcatttatttattgcattaattCTGCATTTCTCTACTCAtaagaacttaaaaaaacaaaaactaatttaacGTGTCAAAAGCTTAAATAAATGTTCTCCTTTCTCAAAAATGACACACGGGAGACTGAATAAGTCCCATCTTTTCATGCATCCTCCTGGCACaagaacagaggaaacagataAGCAGAGTCACGTTAATGTGGTTGTTACAGAAATTCTTCTAACAAGAATTACTGGAGTCTCATTTCAAAGTTTCACTTGCAGCAAGGAGCCGATACATGAACTACAGCAAGTACAGAAGCGACTGGTGCATTCACTTCCTGTCCTAGAATGGAGACAGGTTTGTTAGAGACTGTCTCGTTGGAGTTCAACTAGTCACAACAAAGGAGCTGCAGGTTGGATGTCTCCATGCCCTATCTGTGGGACCTTCCTCCTACTATTTGGTGAAGAGAATAAGAGAGAATATCCTGTGTGACACTTTTAACCTCTGGATTTTTACAACAGAGGTCGACCCCCTGCCCGTGTTTCcggttattattttttacttactCTGCATGGGGACAACAGGGGTGtgcggaggggagggggcggagAGAGCGGCGGGAGGCGGAGTGCTGGATCTCCCTTCTCCGTCAAATATGGGCCCTGAGCCCCTACGCACTGAGCCCAGCAGGTCAGCAAACTTTGCAGCAGCTGAGTTCAGGTAAAGGGAGGAACATGGAGACTTTAATGGGAAGCTGACGACAGCACAGACAGGTAAATGcgaaatatgtaaatatatataaataaataaatcaagcatgtgcacacatgacGTCTCATTCACTGGATGTCTCATTATCTCCAAGGAGAAGATAATGGCGGGAAGGGGGGACATAAAAGACCATTTTCATGCTTTCATCCATTAGAGGGAGATAAAGAGTTATTCTGGACACAAGTGGCGTGTGAAGACTGTGGGATGGTAGAGGAACAGACAGCACAACAAAGGATTGAAAATGCTCTTTTTTCCACTATTTATAAACTAAGATTCAAGAATTTAGTGGCGCTAAGTAGCAGCAGACGTACGCTTCGAAAACATGCCTCGAAatggaacacacacaaaggggGGGATTAGGCTAAAGTGACCTGCTAGTGGAGCAATTACATGTTGTGTACGTTAACAGGCTGCAGTTTGGCGGGGGCCATGCTGACTTACAGTGCACAGCAGCTGAGGGGCCCTGAGAGCTATCGGGCTGGGAGCTCGTGCTGGACTGCGCCTTAAGTGAGCTGTTGTCTAAGCTCTTCCCTGAtgacgcgcaaacacacacacacagaatatgaTCAAGCATACAAAGGATACAAAGAGagatgacaaacaaaaaaaaaacacacacacaatgagggatgatgggggaggaggaggtgtgaggtGACGTGGCGGGgcaggggtggaggggggtagGTGGGTAAATGGAAAAAGATGAGAACCGTTTCCTTAAgtttgaaaaaatgaaaagaaagaatttcCTCGTTATCCCAGTTAATGACTTCACTTTGGCAGGATTTAAAACTGCAGCCCTGACTGTTTGTCTGCTTAATTAGCTGGCATACGGACAACTCATTGAGAAATAGCTGGAAAGTAAAGTAGAGAAACAATAGATGCACAAAACCAGCGTGGgagaaaagaggggggaaaTACCACCGAAGGTACTCTCTGAAATGACGGGGGAAGCTccagaaataaatcacaatcaAGAAGAAATCCAAGGAAAGGAACGCCAAATAGTCCTGTAAATCCTGACTGGTTAACTAAAAAAGACATCAAAACAGCTGATTaatgaccaacaacaacaacaacaagcagcgGCCCCCCCAGTACGCTCCTCTCTTCTATGTACAGTTAGTGTAAAGAGTAGAGATGTGGTCAGATGCTCAGAAAGTCAGCGCAGGTGTTGGGTTACAAACCAGCTGTCGAGACTCAACAAAGGCCGACGCGAACGATTCCAGACAAACGCAAACACGgcctcctcccctcccaccctcccctcttcctctccctgtcctctccctgtcctctgtcctccccccACACTCACCTGGCTCTTGTAGTTTTCTCCGCCCTGGGCGATCGTCGGTGTCTTAAGTGTTAAAGCGGCTGCGACACTAACGCTATCCGAAGGTGGCGCTAGCAGAGCGGCGTCTCTTTTACACCACCCTGGTCACTCTTGTCTCTGTTTCCTGTCACCACGGTTAAATATAGACgaaccccccaccaccaccgccaccgcccccccccccatttagCCCTGACTCCCATCCCAAGGTGTCCTCTCCGGTCCCGcctgtgggggggtggggtggcggTGCTGGGGCTCCAATTTTGGACATGGAAAGGGGGAAGATCCCTTCCAGCGTGTATACAGGGAAAGTACAGTAGGGCCTGGGTTCTATGAAGGattttgaggggaggggcctctgtaaatcatcccacagatacttgatcagtttgggatctagtgaatttggaggccaggtcaacaccttgtgctgttctttgtatttttttttgttttttttagttgttcctaaagcgtttgtgtgtgtgtgtcatgctgcatcctactgccatcaaggagtgtcattggctatggggtggggggtgtctggtctggtctaggtgggtgctatatatccaagtaacatccacatgaattaatgctaaagtttcccagcagaacactgaattatcacaagacggtcgatgttatttacttctcctgttagtggtcataatgttgtggctgatcggtgtacacaacaataacaatcgTTGATGCTGACGGATTTACTGGAAATGTGATTATGTCAATCAACTATCAGAGCACATGAGAAGAGAAATTATTTTGTGAGGTGCACTTAATTCTTTCTAATTTCCATTTTCACGTATGCAAATAAAACACGTTTGTTGAACTCCATCGTTTCAGTGTTTAGGACACACACTAGGCCGAGCTCATCTTACTTGATAGCTTAAGAACACTTTCTTACACTGGTTAAATTTTCTCTCGCGTGATGACTCGTGATGAACGGGGCCCTTTGAGATGAGCTGAGGCTGAACCCGCGTGCATTCGTATTCAAACCCATGAATCCAGCTCTACGCGAAGCGGGCAAGAAAACGCTCGACACACAAACGCCCTGAACGCCGACAGTTGTTTCACAATTCCAGCCACAGGTAACGCACGACGCAAATGCTCTCCTCTGCAAACTGACATCCCACGTGGTGGTGTTTCAGGAGGGTGGTtgggtgtgtgtgcactttTCAGAAAGCTAAACTGCAACCACTTTACAAGGATtcttacatttcatttcacagccTCCTCGCTGACTCACACAAGAACAATATTAAACATATCTTCAGTATTtcaaaaaaataaggaaaagcaATACAGCTGGGCTCCATGAGGGGTCAGTAACAGGTTAGCTATCATCCGCCTGACTGCCCGGTGGCTACTCTGCATCATCCATACCACATGTGGAGTGTATGCAGAGATCAGTCCATGTAcatttagcatgttagcatgagCTGCTGGTAATTCTGTTGggcatttttgtttatttaaaaaaaataataaacttctTTGATTACTTTTCTCAActtaaaacaacaaagtcaGAGTTTTTGAACATTACGTACAAtctaacaaaaaagaaaaggctctCTGGATCATCAGTACCATTAACTGCCATTTCtaagcttttaaaaatgtccttcaAGTGCAATTATGTCTCCGCAAGGAGACTTCCTTGATGCAGTTCCCCACGTGAAACTGAAGTGCAACAGTCGAACTTGTCAAACCCAACATTAAATATGTTCACGAGCCCAACTGAGAGGCAATCAGGCTGATTTACTCTGCTGTCGGCCCGACCGTCATGTTCCCTGATTGCTGCACAAAAATCACTTAACTTAGCACTTAGCAGTAAAACAGTACGATTTCAAGGTTCAAAGTTTGAAACCTCGCCAAGACATTTAATTTCTGCAGCCGTACCTTTCACATCCTCGTCCTCCACGGTGGTGTTGCTGCTGTCCGACGACTCCTGGAGAACAGAGACACGCAGTCAGTCGGGGGTTCGAGTGTTAACAGggttccacacacacacacacacacacacatttatgctgaatacacatgaacatgaagacGCACGTCACAGAAGAGGGCAGAGGTTTACAGAGGCTGAAGACAAGCCGGCAGGAGGCGCATTCCATGTcttcacaaaaccaaaacagataaaaaaattaaaacaataaaaaaatcaaacaaaaacgcCAAATACCAGACCagttaatgtggatttaaattCATGAGCGGTCGTCAAGATTAAGACATAATCCAGGTGTTATCAGCGCTGCTAATGTGTTAGCCACAAACCTTAAACCAAATATAAAGTTAAGAACATGCCACCAAACCAAACTTCTCAACAATCAACctatatttacctttttttttcccttttatagTGAATCTGTCACACCAGGTGGACAAATACATTCTTCAAAAGTGCTCTCGAGCATATGTTTAAACTACCTAAGCAGCCACATATcatctacctgtctgtctgtcctgttTCTCTTTGGGGGCTTTCGCCAGAGGAGGTGCGTCTGATTTCCAATTAGCAGATTAAATGGGCCTAAATTCCCCTGCACGTCGCGGAGAGTTTAGAGCCTCTGCTTCGACCTCATTAGGAGCGCACACATGCTCGAACAGCAACACAAGCACCGAGCGCGGAAAGTGGTTTTCGTGGGCTTTTAAAAGAGCAGCTGCTGACCTGATGTGAGGAAGAAGGCGTGAAAGGGAAACCCGAGAGAAGTGCACCCAGCATCCTCGTACATCAGAAACACGATCAAAGGTGGGATTATACCTaaggtttgttttaattttgccCTGATGCTGTGTTTCCACTAGCAAccggaaaaagaaaatcattacTAGTGAAAGCTCCTGATCTGAAgccacagatgtttttttttcaacaatcatatgtgtttgtttcaccGTTAATGAACAGTTGATATGTGTCCGTATGAGAGCATGTGTGTGCGAATAGGTATGGACTTTCACATATCTGCttttaatatattacatttttttaatacactttTCTACGTATATATTTTTTCGAGAAATGGTGCAGCTGAATTTTCGCTGCATGCTCACTACAATAAAGAATCGTGTAACAATAAAGAACTGTAAATCTTAATTAATActtcactctgctctacctctacCTGTCAcatggaaatgttttgttgtgattATGCACTGTAATGACTTCAACTCTGATGGTCCCGCGGGACAGCTTCGCGGaatggttggcatggcaacagcTATTCATCATCGTGTCACATCCTGCATCAATTAACTAACTCAAACGGAACTTCATTAACTATTTCATTAAGTacattaactacataaaataccatgtttttttgtttgttttttttgatgagtattttagtgtttagtcAGTTCGGTGTTAGtcacatccactaacatggaggaggtggagcttatgaccaaTACTGTAGTCAGTctccagggggagctctacttgctttggcctcacgttccatcatccatctttatactgtctaagGACATTTCACTGACTCTTCATTTGCTAACTCTAACATTCAACAATGTCCACACATGTTTCCTGTACAGACATTATTATGAGCTCACAAGGTTTAACACTCTTAACTGCCCCTGACGGACAGAAGTGAGCAAGCACTCGAGAGATCAAGTGTGCTACTTTAAACCAGTACAAACTGTACCGAAAGACACCGTATAGCCTCTATCTGGCACTGAGAATTCAAAGCCATGCTCTTCTCTCAGAGGACTGTCCCAAAATTGAATGCAAAGGTGAATGTGGTTGTGTTACTGTTCCTCCTCAACTGTGCaggtcagcaaaaaaaaaaccaacggGGGCATAACAAAATGCTTGGTCATGCCTACTGTATATTAGAGAAAGGGATCTCACTGCAAAGTCAAGCAGGTACAACACatacacatccacacaaaccAACTACTTTTAGTAGAAGCCACGtgaaagggtaaaaaaaataaatgaccaaaGATCACCGACAGTGATTAGACAGCTCTTTACTGGACTGAGCGCCACACAAAGCAAAACGTTGGAGCAACAGCTGTTGCTCAGCTCAATAACGGACTCATCCACTGATTTATGAGCATCCCTGTGCTGTGGTTAAACAGATAAGAAGCATTTTCTACCACAGCCAATCCCTGTTCCCTGCGTAACACGATGACACTATCTGAGGAGTTTAATATCCTGcagcacacgcagacacacatatGCAATAGATGCAGATCAGAGGCACAGGAGAAGATAAGGAAGAGGAGGTGAATGACAAAAAAGAGGATAAAGAGTGGGTCAGGACTGGGGAGTGGCGTGTACCTTCGTCCCGTCCACTGGATTATGGATGACAGTTGTCTGAGgttcctggaggaggaggaagatggagaaagatggaaTAAAGGAGAGAAAGTACAGAGGCAGGAAAAGgggagtgtgagagagaggggagagagggcaGAATTTGACATAAACTTAGATAGAAAATGGACCAAGTGTGCAAAactgagagaagagaaagagtgtCATGAATGTTGGATGAAGAGAAAGTGCTTGTTAAGGTTCGGTagaggagagggggaagaaTCCTCCAAAGCAACAGAGTGGGTGGACGAACTGAAAACTGTAATTTGGAGATTTGTTTCCTACATgcgcacaaatacacacatacacaagtttGTATGGTGACATTCAttaacataatgcattccctaccCCTAACCTTAACCATTACCCCAAAACCAAGTCTAAAGgcaaaaatgtcctcacttaGACAAACGTCCTCTGTCTGATGGTGTTAAAGCTCacactggtcctcagaaagatagctgcacaaaagcacacacacacacacactttcacattaACACTGCTTCAGCTATAGCTACCGCTTCCCTCGTTAACCTTAATCTACAATGTAatgacttgttttttatttgtcccaaAAATGGAGTCCTCACAAAACAGATTTATGTCCTCACAACATGAGTAACACAAGtacgcataaacacacacagacaaaacaagtaCACAGAGCCTACGGCGAGAGACGGCGTAACTCAAAAGCAAactctgactttttttaaaaccttaGCATAGCCAGAGCCAGGCTTTTTTCCAGTACatgacatttctttatttctgtaccgctctgctctgctctgctctgctccgcATGCAAAATCCCCAAACTGACTGTCCCCAAATGATGGAAATACTCACTGAATCACATAAATTTGTAAAATGAAAGGGGACAAACACGAGAGAAAGGGAAAACAGCCAGCTCATACAATATGCATAAAATGTGCCGCGACATGGATAAACACTAGTCTAGGCGCCCCCGGAGAGAGCGCTGGCACACCCGACAGAAAAGACCGAGATAACCCCGCAAGATGTAAAACGGGTCATTCTGTTCTTTCGCACTCGACTCAATAGAAGAAGGCGATCGCCGTCGTGCAAAACACAGACACCGAATACACTCagaaatggggggggggggggggggggtggggggggggggttgtgcaTAGAAGTTAGAGGGTAAACATTTCTCCTCATTATCCAAACTCGGCTTCTGCCACGAGCAGAGTCAGACAGGAAGTTAGGAACTGTCACTTGATGTAAAGTCAAAGCCAGAgcccaccagcagcagcactccTCTCACTCATAAGCTTCCCCGGCACAGGAAGTGACACCTCTGTCACGACCAATCATCGACAGTcttcctggtggtggtggtggtggtgatgatgatggcggTGTCGTCAGGGTAACCATCTCCTAGGGCAACAGGCGCCGGTAGCAACTTGGGAGTAGAcgacgatgacgatgatgatgatgagtgagAACAAAGCAGCTCTGCTGAATGCTGAGTGGTATCAAATGAGGGGAATGTTTTGACCTCACATTAACGCTGCTGCTCTTCCAGGGATTTCCCTGGCCGAATTACACGATATCGTTTGGACTcaatcacattcattcattatttaaggGGTAACCACACTGCCAAGCTCCACTTCCAGGTCAGAGGATTAAGGCTGCCTGTGAGTCTCTGCATGGCGAGGGAGCTCTGTAATGAAGTAGTTAATGTACCAAATGGCTAAACACTTACTAGATCGAGTCCCTGGCAACTGCACGGAGATCACAGCCACCCTCCCACTCTcttttccttcaaaaaaaacTCTTCTGGTCTATGCTCAAGCCCACACTTCTACAAACACGTGAAGGCAAACTTCCCATTAAAAACACCCCTAGATGTGCCGTATGTCTGCATGGCTGATAAGTAAAGTTAACATCACGTGCATGAACACATAGAAACACACGTTTAAGGAGACAACACGGAGAAAGAATGTCATGGCTGCACATATTGCAcaaacatttctgaataaaagCCATATTATACATGATTATCACTCACATGTGTCACAGGTCAGAGGTTGCACAGACTAGTGGACTAGTTGGTTTGTCAACCTCAcactttaagcatcatgttgaCTATAATAACAAACTAGCAgcgaaatacttcactaaagatgaagcctaTAATACCGTGACGTCAGTCCTGAAAAGTAATGCATCTGAACAAACAcccgctaacgctagcagatTAACCAAACCCTCCTGTGGTAAAatagagaaggaggctgcacatcaactatttgataaagtcaTTAGACCTTTAGATGCAGTACATGGAGAagaaatacctgctacactatcccatctaacaacacactGTGTAGCAGTATGAAATGCTATTGAAGGTGCTgtgttgcagcctgtttttatacaggttatacatgtctgcagctcacagtatgtagcacatgagctgccTGTTGTCaccatatgtattcaggtcaagactATAAATTTCACTGTTGCAAAGCTTTACTTTCTACATCGTTTTTATTATAGATGTCATCAGAGAGTAGCTGGTGTCGACTTGACTTTCGTCTGAAGTCACACAGCCCTTAATTCCACAGTACAGATGGGACTGTATGATTCCCAAAATTGGAACTGAATGCTtagcatcattttatttatatattttaaaattaggCATTGGCACTATGCTAATACTAAATGTAAGTTGTCCTGTTGGAGCAGTAAAAGATAGATCACATGTTATGAGGCTGTCACCTCATCGTAAGGCAGAATTATGAAGTAAAAATAGTCCGTCACTAGCTGCACTGAACCATAAGCAACATGGAGAGGCTCTCGGCATGGACTAAAAACCAGTCATCTCCAAAACGGGACATTTAAAATCCTAAAAATCATTTTCTACATTAACAAATTGTGATGCTCTCATGTCCAAAACCACCAGTTTAGATAGTACCTGCTGTATCAGGAAATGCAATCATAAACACCATTACCGATCAAGATAAGAAGCGCTCACTGCACCCTAACCATTAATGAGAGGCAACGTTTCTAGAATTTAAACCAAAGGTGGCAAATATACGTCCCACCGGCCAAAActggcccaccagagggtccagtctggAAGACAGCAGAGATAACACAACAGcttattattctttaaaatcttcaggttgttcataaaacgTTTGTAAAAGAACAATTCATAACGTACCTGTactaaaacaaaggtaaaaaaattGTAGTTTCCCACCATTATTTATGGATTATTATGCTCTTAAATTACTGGTCGGACTCGGTTCaaatcaaactgggctgtagGTGGCACTTGGACTAAAATGGGTTTGACCCCTGTGTTCTACGCTACCCTCCACGTGAAAACTCACACTCATCAGTCCCCGCTTTAAAACTGCAATCAGACTATGAGCATGCAGGTTTTCACTCCAACCCATTCGCCAAAGCATCAACAGTAGATCAGAGACTCTGTGAAACCTGCTGGTGTCCTCTTTGGGTTTGGTGTGGGGACACCCTGCAGACCTTTGGAGTCTCTTGCGCTCCCGTGGTGAGGAATACCTTCTCAACAATAATTTTACTGACATTCCCAGCAGGCACTGGCTGCCTGTGCTTCTTTGGCAAACTTTAAACTGACACAGAATATGACACGGCAGCACACACAGCATCCCCACCTGCCGCTGGGAAATGTCTCCCGACACCACCCGCTGCTTTAAGACCTACCCGACCCACCGCTGTGGAGTCAAGATCAACCACAACCgacaagacagacagagagagaaaacacagaaaaggtgaAGGAACAGGGGTAGTGGGGGTGGTGACGGTCGGGGTCataggaaggaggaggacaggtgcacgcacacacacataaatgcacacCAGTGAAAGGGGCGTTAGGAGGTAAATACCAGAGCAGGTGAAGGGATGTTTCCTTTGGGGCTGGTGACTATGCTGTTTTTGGTGCTGTTTGTCTGGGGCTGtgcaggaaaaggaggaaagggaggagacAGAACAAGGGCGTTAACAACAGCGAGAGGTGAGAGTG includes the following:
- the camk2b1 gene encoding calcium/calmodulin-dependent protein kinase (CaM kinase) II beta 1 isoform X23, coding for MGVVHRDLKPENLLLASKCKNAAVKLADFGLAIEVQGDQQAWFGFAGTPGYLSPEVLRKEAYGKPVDIWACGVILYILLVGYPPFWDEDQHKLYQQIKAGAYDFPSPEWDTVTPEAKNLINQMLTINPAKRITAQEALKHPWVCQRSTVASMMHRQETVECLKKFNARRKLKGAILTTMLVSRNFSVGSRQTTAPASVTAAAAAVAAAAGTTAGLVEQAAKTLLNKKADVKKRKSSSTIQYMPQTNSTKNSIVTSPKGNIPSPALEPQTTVIHNPVDGTKESSDSSNTTVEDEDVKGKSLDNSSLKAQSSTSSQPDSSQGPSAAVHSAAKFADLLGSVRRGSGPIFDGEGRSSTPPPAALSAPSPPHTPVVPMQMSRLTDLVSSVRRVPVAAPAPEVDAAPVPSPRPAHPPAHATSPPPPLPPSSPSLSSSQTRKQEIIKITEQLIEAINNGDFEAYAKICDPGLTSFEPEALGNLVEGMDFHRFYFENLLAKNSKPIHTTILNPHVHLIGEDAACIAYIRLTQFVDGQGRPRSSQSEETRVWHRRDSKWQNIHFHCSGAPAAPLQ